One window from the genome of Pararhizobium gei encodes:
- a CDS encoding acyl-CoA dehydrogenase C-terminal domain-containing protein — protein MPIYKAPVEDTLFILNDVLGIERYNNLPGFADATPDMIEAIVGEAAKLAEEVLFPVNLSGDQEGCTRNADATVTTPKGYKQAFDRYREGGWLGLSVPEEFGGQGLPYTLHTAIGEYMSSANMALTMYPGLTQGAIAAILVHGSDDQKTTYLPKMVSGEWTGTMNLTEPHCGTDLGLLRTKAVPQGDGSYKLSGQKIFISAGEHDMSDNIVHLVIARIEGAPEGTKGISLFIVPKFHVEADGSVGARNTVSCGAIEHKMGIHGNSTCVMNYDEAIGYLIGAENKGLNAMFVMMNEARLGVGLQGLSIAEVAYQNAANYARERIQGRSLSGAKAPDRQADPIIVHPDVRRTLMTIKAFNEAGRAFTLWTALKSDIAHRGDNDNDRQTADDILGLMTPILKGVLTDKGFDHAVMAQQMYGGHGYIEEWGMSQYVRDARIAMIYEGANGVQALDLVGRKLALNGGRAITALFKEIGDFCEENRSDEKLVVYTKGLKKGLNDLQAATMWFMGNAMAKPDNAGAGSTDYMHLFGLVVLGYMWAKIAKTAEQKLAEGDTAREDYLKNKLITAKFYMERIMPETALRRTRIEAGADTTMALDAAAF, from the coding sequence ATGCCAATTTACAAGGCACCGGTCGAAGACACGCTTTTCATTTTGAACGACGTTCTCGGCATCGAACGCTACAATAATCTCCCCGGCTTTGCAGATGCCACCCCGGACATGATCGAGGCGATCGTTGGCGAGGCAGCGAAACTTGCGGAGGAGGTCCTGTTCCCGGTCAATCTTTCCGGCGACCAGGAAGGCTGCACGCGCAATGCCGACGCGACGGTGACGACGCCGAAAGGCTACAAGCAGGCCTTCGACCGGTATCGCGAAGGCGGTTGGCTCGGCCTGTCGGTTCCGGAGGAATTCGGTGGCCAAGGCCTGCCCTATACGCTTCACACCGCAATCGGCGAATATATGTCGTCGGCCAACATGGCGCTGACCATGTATCCGGGCCTGACCCAGGGCGCCATTGCCGCGATCCTCGTGCATGGTAGCGACGATCAGAAAACGACCTACCTGCCGAAGATGGTGTCGGGCGAGTGGACCGGCACGATGAACCTGACGGAGCCGCATTGCGGTACCGATCTCGGCCTGCTGCGCACCAAGGCCGTGCCGCAGGGGGATGGCTCCTACAAGCTGTCCGGTCAGAAGATCTTCATTTCCGCCGGTGAACACGATATGTCCGACAATATCGTCCATCTGGTCATCGCCCGCATCGAGGGCGCGCCTGAAGGCACCAAGGGCATCTCGCTGTTCATCGTTCCGAAGTTTCACGTCGAGGCCGACGGCTCGGTCGGCGCGCGCAACACGGTGTCCTGCGGCGCAATCGAGCACAAGATGGGTATTCACGGCAATTCGACCTGCGTCATGAACTATGACGAGGCCATCGGCTATCTCATCGGCGCGGAGAACAAGGGCCTCAACGCCATGTTCGTGATGATGAACGAAGCCCGCCTCGGCGTCGGCCTGCAGGGTCTGTCCATCGCCGAAGTAGCCTACCAGAACGCCGCCAATTATGCCCGCGAACGTATCCAGGGCCGTTCGCTTTCTGGTGCCAAGGCACCGGACAGACAAGCCGACCCGATCATCGTGCATCCGGACGTGCGCCGCACGCTGATGACCATCAAGGCCTTCAACGAGGCCGGCCGCGCGTTTACGCTGTGGACCGCGCTGAAATCCGACATCGCGCACCGCGGCGACAACGACAATGACCGCCAGACAGCGGACGACATTCTTGGCCTGATGACGCCGATCCTCAAGGGTGTTCTGACCGACAAGGGCTTCGACCACGCGGTGATGGCCCAGCAGATGTATGGCGGCCACGGCTATATTGAAGAATGGGGCATGAGCCAGTATGTCCGCGATGCCCGCATCGCGATGATCTACGAGGGCGCCAACGGCGTCCAGGCGCTCGATCTCGTCGGTCGCAAGCTGGCGCTGAACGGCGGCCGGGCGATCACGGCCCTGTTCAAGGAAATCGGCGATTTCTGCGAGGAAAACCGCTCGGATGAAAAGCTGGTCGTCTACACCAAGGGTCTGAAGAAGGGCTTGAACGACCTGCAGGCGGCGACCATGTGGTTCATGGGCAATGCCATGGCAAAGCCCGACAATGCCGGTGCCGGCTCCACCGACTACATGCACCTCTTCGGCCTCGTCGTACTCGGCTATATGTGGGCGAAGATTGCCAAGACAGCCGAGCAGAAGCTGGCTGAAGGCGATACGGCGCGCGAAGACTACCTGAAGAACAAGCTGATCACGGCGAAGTTCTATATGGAGCGCATCATGCCGGAAACGGCACTGCGCCGCACCCGCATCGAAGCCGGTGCCGACACGACCATGGCGCTGGATGCTGCGGCGTTTTGA
- a CDS encoding peptidoglycan-binding protein, producing MNGSRSNTPRPGALGDRSSLDALNRTIEGLEARIEGLMGTAARDLRKTAVERETTRPNPIDEIMQRQRILTASREREISRERPDIRNTELRSYAERRVEPTRTQPRSIHDVPAAIHDVPAESAAKTQFRSAPYTDETPRRDKVAPLREELRRPENPRAVRAAVEMPRADAQTTEIAQALVSLRQELKKDLSEGLSREMTALRAELRGITAEAAQEHTVAEDIRGDLQKLSDSITQLGRQASPTQADALKVEFDELRIMIDGLAREDSVRRMENRWTGVEDRMNVFDANRDDELVALAYRLDEIKSQIGSMNTSPALHALEDKLVSVAQAIELIGRHIQPDDRRFVSQFADLDARLDEISRAIVASGRTAAPDLAGVGRVENRIADLARQIDTLQHPSDNGLGARIEALTARVEELAGEEAALRLEERLDQLSLMLEHSQKASAQPDLTGYLSDISRKIDALDQGTFNEALAERLDDLARRIDQLDMPAVQPESGRFDRLEGQLSDIALRLEETQAAPYDDSEILRSLQDQIANLSSLVSQPREMEASTVPAEFEGRMNALEDYLATSDEYIIEAARQAAEAVMEAYSRNGAGQSASNGSGADLAAISALADDLKVLENLSRSSEERTARTFEALHETLVHIAEKLERLEERGFEQPEQTRAFGMRGHDAHPAMPRALAADLGDDDDRADAGFGHRYDDLKRDMQGLAAEDEPTQPSRAAVAEAVQAVSDQASVHVDDVKTAAPPARSGLLAGLTKRFAPKRGEPAHTPERQLVEPTPTLDAALAIEPNVANQLLEPGSGVPDVKKILERVRAGQTGRNALPSEADKADFIAAARRAAQLAAEETDNLNRSKGGAAAAPLGALSRHRRPLLMAVGAVLLAIMSYPLVNTLILGDEAPVAVIEQPVAEQPLVGEPSQAEQQTAAVAMAPETDDGAVEPLASLQPQTEDAGAEPPAAGPEDAITAEGSETGIEVPADAGQPNVATGASTLLAPVPTDESATTGLMAQPAGAVETAALEVPAEIKPEALADAARKGDPLAMFEVGAIYTEGRGVKANFAEAAKWYQRAADAGVIPAEYRLASLYEKGTGVGRDLKKARALYEKAAEKGNASAMHNLAVMLAGGVEAAPDFAGAGKWFSMAADRGIRDSQFNLAILYARGNGVKQDLEESYKWFAIAARDGDTDAAQKRDEVAKALSADQLKSAKAKFDAWNLTPLDDSANSVAVPDSWVGAGVKTASVDMKKALRNIQAILNNNGFDTGKPDGEMGKKTVAAIKAFQKSIGQEPTGEITDALVKELLKRNSNG from the coding sequence ATGAATGGATCGCGATCAAACACTCCACGACCCGGCGCCCTCGGCGACAGGTCGTCACTCGACGCGCTCAATCGCACGATCGAAGGTCTGGAGGCCCGTATCGAAGGATTGATGGGGACAGCGGCACGCGATCTGCGCAAAACTGCTGTCGAACGCGAGACGACCCGGCCGAACCCGATCGATGAAATCATGCAGCGCCAGCGGATCCTGACTGCCAGCCGCGAGCGCGAGATTTCGCGCGAGCGGCCGGACATCCGCAACACCGAGCTGCGCAGCTATGCGGAGCGGCGGGTAGAGCCGACGCGGACGCAGCCCCGCTCCATCCACGATGTTCCGGCTGCCATCCACGATGTTCCGGCTGAAAGTGCCGCCAAAACCCAGTTTCGCAGCGCACCTTATACCGACGAGACGCCGCGCCGCGATAAGGTGGCGCCTTTACGTGAGGAGTTGAGACGGCCCGAAAATCCCCGCGCCGTCCGGGCGGCTGTCGAAATGCCGCGCGCCGATGCACAAACGACAGAAATCGCCCAGGCTCTGGTCAGCCTGCGCCAGGAACTCAAGAAGGATCTGAGCGAAGGCCTGTCACGCGAAATGACCGCATTGCGCGCCGAACTGCGTGGCATTACCGCTGAAGCCGCGCAGGAGCATACGGTTGCCGAAGACATCCGCGGCGACTTGCAGAAACTCTCCGACAGCATCACGCAGCTTGGCCGCCAGGCATCGCCCACGCAGGCAGATGCGCTGAAAGTCGAATTCGACGAGCTCCGTATCATGATCGACGGGCTTGCCCGGGAAGACAGCGTGCGCCGGATGGAAAACCGGTGGACGGGTGTCGAGGACCGGATGAACGTTTTCGATGCCAATCGCGATGACGAACTGGTGGCGCTCGCCTACCGGCTGGACGAGATAAAGTCCCAGATAGGCTCGATGAACACCAGCCCGGCTCTTCATGCGCTGGAAGACAAACTGGTTTCCGTGGCGCAGGCGATCGAACTGATCGGTCGCCATATACAGCCCGATGACCGGCGCTTTGTATCACAATTCGCCGATCTCGATGCGCGACTGGATGAAATCAGCCGGGCGATCGTCGCGTCCGGCCGCACTGCCGCCCCCGATCTGGCCGGCGTTGGCCGTGTGGAAAACAGGATTGCCGATCTGGCCCGCCAGATCGATACGCTGCAGCACCCGTCCGACAACGGCCTGGGTGCCCGCATAGAGGCGCTGACGGCGCGCGTCGAGGAACTGGCCGGCGAGGAAGCGGCACTGCGTCTCGAGGAACGGCTCGACCAGTTGTCCCTGATGCTGGAGCATTCCCAGAAAGCGTCCGCTCAGCCGGATTTGACCGGGTATCTCTCCGATATCTCGCGCAAGATCGACGCCCTTGATCAGGGAACCTTCAACGAGGCGCTGGCCGAGCGTCTTGACGATCTCGCCCGTCGCATCGACCAACTCGACATGCCCGCAGTCCAGCCCGAAAGCGGCCGCTTCGACAGGCTGGAAGGCCAGCTATCGGATATTGCGCTCCGGCTCGAAGAGACGCAGGCCGCGCCCTATGACGACAGCGAGATCCTGCGAAGCCTGCAGGACCAGATCGCCAATCTGTCGAGCCTGGTCAGCCAGCCGCGCGAGATGGAAGCGAGCACCGTTCCGGCGGAGTTCGAAGGCCGCATGAACGCGCTGGAAGACTATCTGGCGACCAGCGACGAATATATTATCGAAGCGGCGCGCCAGGCGGCCGAAGCCGTCATGGAGGCCTATAGCCGCAACGGTGCCGGACAGTCGGCATCCAACGGATCCGGCGCGGATCTCGCAGCGATCTCGGCGCTGGCCGACGATCTGAAAGTACTGGAAAATCTCAGCCGTTCGAGCGAGGAACGCACGGCGCGCACCTTCGAGGCGTTACACGAGACACTCGTGCACATCGCCGAAAAACTGGAGCGGCTGGAAGAGCGCGGGTTCGAGCAGCCGGAGCAGACCAGGGCGTTCGGCATGCGTGGCCACGATGCCCACCCGGCTATGCCGAGGGCCTTGGCAGCTGATTTGGGCGACGACGATGACCGAGCTGATGCGGGTTTCGGACATCGCTACGACGATCTGAAGCGGGACATGCAGGGGCTTGCCGCCGAGGATGAACCGACCCAGCCGTCGCGGGCCGCCGTTGCCGAGGCGGTGCAGGCCGTATCCGATCAGGCCAGCGTCCATGTGGACGATGTAAAGACCGCCGCTCCGCCGGCCAGATCAGGACTTCTCGCCGGGTTGACGAAGCGGTTCGCACCCAAGCGCGGCGAGCCTGCCCACACACCCGAGCGCCAATTGGTCGAGCCGACGCCGACGCTTGACGCTGCGCTCGCCATCGAACCCAATGTCGCCAATCAGCTGCTGGAGCCCGGTTCCGGCGTGCCGGATGTCAAGAAGATTCTGGAGCGGGTTCGCGCCGGCCAGACCGGCCGCAACGCCCTGCCAAGCGAGGCCGACAAAGCCGATTTCATCGCCGCGGCGCGGCGTGCCGCCCAGCTTGCGGCAGAAGAAACCGATAATCTCAACCGCTCGAAGGGTGGCGCGGCCGCAGCCCCGCTCGGCGCTCTTTCCCGGCATCGGCGACCCCTTCTCATGGCAGTCGGCGCCGTGCTTTTGGCGATCATGTCCTATCCGTTGGTCAACACGCTGATCCTGGGAGACGAGGCGCCGGTCGCCGTCATTGAACAGCCCGTTGCAGAGCAACCCCTTGTTGGGGAGCCCTCTCAGGCGGAGCAGCAAACGGCCGCCGTTGCGATGGCGCCGGAAACCGATGATGGAGCCGTCGAACCTCTGGCTTCGCTTCAGCCGCAGACCGAGGATGCCGGGGCGGAGCCGCCCGCGGCAGGGCCGGAGGATGCGATCACAGCCGAAGGAAGCGAAACCGGCATCGAAGTCCCCGCTGACGCTGGTCAGCCGAACGTCGCGACAGGGGCGTCCACTCTTCTTGCGCCGGTCCCCACGGACGAGTCCGCGACGACCGGCCTGATGGCGCAGCCGGCCGGCGCAGTTGAGACCGCCGCCCTTGAGGTGCCGGCGGAAATCAAGCCGGAAGCACTGGCCGACGCTGCCCGCAAGGGCGACCCTCTGGCGATGTTCGAGGTGGGCGCGATCTATACCGAAGGGCGCGGCGTCAAGGCGAATTTCGCCGAAGCCGCAAAATGGTACCAGCGGGCTGCCGATGCAGGCGTCATCCCTGCCGAATACCGGCTGGCAAGCCTGTATGAAAAGGGCACCGGCGTCGGCCGCGACCTGAAGAAAGCGCGTGCGCTCTATGAAAAGGCTGCCGAGAAAGGCAATGCCAGTGCCATGCACAATCTCGCCGTCATGCTCGCCGGCGGTGTCGAGGCGGCACCTGATTTTGCAGGCGCCGGCAAGTGGTTTTCCATGGCCGCAGACCGTGGCATCCGGGACAGCCAGTTCAATCTCGCCATCCTCTATGCGCGTGGCAACGGTGTGAAGCAGGATCTTGAAGAATCCTACAAATGGTTTGCGATCGCTGCCCGCGACGGCGACACCGACGCCGCACAAAAGCGCGACGAAGTCGCTAAAGCGCTGAGCGCCGACCAACTGAAAAGCGCCAAGGCGAAATTTGACGCCTGGAATCTCACGCCACTGGACGACAGCGCCAATTCCGTCGCGGTGCCCGACAGTTGGGTAGGAGCCGGCGTCAAGACCGCCTCGGTCGATATGAAGAAGGCGCTGCGCAACATCCAGGCCATTCTCAACAACAACGGCTTCGATACCGGCAAGCCCGACGGCGAAATGGGCAAGAAGACGGTTGCCGCCATCAAGGCTTTCCAGAAGTCCATCGGCCAGGAACCCACCGGCGAGATCACTGACGCGCTGGTCAAGGAGCTGCTGAAGCGGAACAGCAACGGCTAA
- a CDS encoding sulfite exporter TauE/SafE family protein yields the protein MTVYLPIAELSVNILIILGMGAAVGFLSGMFGVGGGFLITPLLIFYNIPPVVAVATGANQVVASSISGAITHFRRGTIDIKLGTVLLCGGLAGATVGIWIFALLRRIGQLDLVISLAYVLLLSTVGSLMLWESIIALRRASKNEPAQLRRPGQHNWVHRLPLKMRFKKSKIYLSIIPVITLGFGIGVLTSVMGVGGGFIMVPAMIYLLRIPTNVVVGTSLFQIIFVSAYTVIVQATANYTVDIVLAFVLMIAGVIGAQYGVRVGQRLRGEQLRALLALLVLAVGIRLAIELVVTPKEIYSIVTAGAGF from the coding sequence GTGACGGTGTATCTGCCCATCGCAGAATTGTCGGTGAACATCCTGATCATCCTCGGCATGGGTGCGGCTGTCGGCTTTCTCTCCGGCATGTTCGGCGTCGGCGGCGGCTTTCTGATCACGCCGCTGCTGATTTTCTACAATATCCCGCCGGTCGTTGCCGTCGCCACCGGCGCCAACCAGGTCGTCGCCTCCTCGATCTCGGGCGCCATCACCCATTTTCGCCGCGGCACGATCGACATCAAGCTCGGCACGGTGCTTTTGTGCGGCGGTCTGGCAGGTGCCACAGTCGGCATCTGGATTTTCGCACTGCTGCGGCGGATCGGCCAACTCGATCTCGTCATTTCGCTCGCCTATGTCCTGCTTCTAAGCACCGTCGGATCCCTGATGCTGTGGGAGAGCATCATCGCGCTCCGGCGCGCCTCGAAGAACGAGCCGGCGCAGCTCAGACGGCCGGGGCAGCATAACTGGGTGCACCGGCTACCGCTGAAGATGCGGTTCAAGAAATCCAAGATCTATCTCAGCATCATTCCGGTGATCACGCTCGGCTTCGGGATCGGCGTCCTCACCTCGGTGATGGGCGTCGGCGGCGGGTTCATCATGGTGCCGGCGATGATTTACCTGCTGCGCATCCCCACGAATGTCGTGGTCGGCACCTCTCTGTTCCAGATCATCTTCGTCTCCGCCTATACGGTTATCGTTCAGGCGACAGCCAACTACACGGTCGATATCGTTCTCGCTTTCGTGCTGATGATCGCCGGCGTCATCGGTGCGCAATACGGCGTCAGGGTGGGGCAGCGGCTGCGCGGCGAGCAATTGCGGGCACTTCTGGCGCTTCTGGTCCTTGCCGTCGGCATCCGCCTTGCCATCGAGCTTGTCGTGACCCCGAAGGAAATCTACTCGATCGTCACCGCCGGAGCTGGCTTCTGA